From Schizosaccharomyces pombe strain 972h- genome assembly, chromosome: II, the proteins below share one genomic window:
- a CDS encoding uncharacterized protein (mitochondrial membrane protein, conserved in yeast and apicomplexa), translating into MALNSQPPLSPKPVPSNTWKRIGIDAFAATAASAMISPFILTIDRSIVENTSGRSTLLRSVSRSIKYVLSKPGAFFFSAPFALVFTLYSGTYMTANSIDTLDNIRHKNPVFKAETSGWFKFCSVTAANSGLSILKDSFFTKFWGTGSPRPLPWSCYGLYGLRDALTIAFSFNIPPMIAPLLPGGLITAQLLTPCAVQFISTPLHLLSLDIYNRGGPNISAANRVMQVRKHLLKSTFARMVRILPAFGIGGVTNRKLRTTYLDSLQQRTMKKQQFALA; encoded by the coding sequence ATGGCTCTTAATAGTCAACCCCCTTTGTCCCCCAAACCCGTTCCCTCCAATACCTGGAAGCGGATCGGCATCGATGCATTTGCCGCTACAGCCGCCAGTGCCATGATTTCTCCCTTTATCTTGACGATCGACCGCTCAATCGTCGAAAATACTAGTGGCCGTTCTACTTTATTACGCTCTGTTAGTCGCTCCATCAAATATGTTTTATCAAAGCCAGGCGCCTTCTTTTTTAGCGCTCCCTTTGCCCTGGTCTTTACATTATACTCGGGCACATATATGACGGCCAATTCCATAGACACACTGGATAACATTCGTCACAAGAATCCCGTCTTCAAGGCGGAAACTTCCGGCTGGTTTAAATTCTGTTCTGTCACCGCTGCAAACAGCGGTTTATCCATCTTGAAGGATAGTTTCTTTACCAAATTTTGGGGCACCGGTTCTCCTCGTCCTCTCCCTTGGTCTTGTTACGGTCTTTATGGACTTCGTGATGCACTCACCATCGCCTTTTCCTTCAACATACCTCCTATGATTGCTCCATTACTCCCCGGTGGTTTAATCACCGCTCAATTGCTCACCCCCTGTGCCGTACAGTTTATTAGCACACCTCTTCATCTCCTGTCCCTTGACATTTATAACAGAGGTGGACCTAACATATCAGCAGCCAACCGCGTTATGCAAGTTCGTAAGCATTTACTAAAAAGCACATTCGCCCGTATGGTTAGGATTCTTCCGGCTTTTGGTATTGGCGGTGTTACTAATCGTAAATTACGAACCACTTATTTGGATTCGCTTCAACAACGTACTatgaaaaaacaacaatttGCTCTTGCTTAG
- the ccr1 gene encoding NADPH-cytochrome p450 reductase, whose amino-acid sequence MKTYEYVLLVIILILSLCYFIYNNFLNKPKAPERRVVATDSIVELMEAEKLTAAVFFGSQTGTAEDFAYRFSTEAKANFNLTNMVFDLENYDLTDLDNFDRSKLLVFFLATYGEGEPTDNAEAFLQLLEGDDTVFSSGKGIEDTPFEGIRYAIFGLGNHTYEYYNAMAKKVDAAMTRLGATRVGNLGLGDDAAGMLEEDYLQWKDDTLPEIGKLFHLQEVHKEYNPMFEVIEKPEISNTSSTVFLGEPSRQQLKGNVASKAPRSQANPFFSSPVRSLELFKSGSRNCLHLELDIADSGMRYQTGDYASICPMNPSQAVDDLLEVLGLKEKRDTVIIVKPIDTLDKAPVLSPTTYDTVFRYYYEICGIVSRQLLSFIAPFAPTPESKQELEKLGNDYDYFKKNVVDLHLNLAQVLRRVSPDAPFTKLPFSMLLENMAHMKPRYYSISSSSVVHPDKVHVTAVVDKKEWTDKNHIFYGLTTNYLLAHCRHMHGEKIPHPNGLEYTLEGPRKNWTGKIPMFVKKSTFRLAPPDVPIIMVGPGTGVAPFRGFVMERANLASKGVKVAKTLLFYGCQYSDKDFLYKEEWQQYKDVLKDSFELITAFSREQDHKIYVQHRLLEHSDTIAKLVEEGAAFYICGDADHMAKDVVNALASILTTVDVDGMKAVKALRDDNRFFEDTW is encoded by the coding sequence atgAAGACTTATGAATATGTATTGCTGGTCATTATTTTGATCCTTAGCTTGTGttactttatttataaCAATTTTCTCAACAAGCCAAAGGCTCCTGAGAGGCGAGTCGTGGCTACCGACAGTATTGTCGAGTTGATGGAGGCCGAAAAGCTCACTGCCGCGGTTTTCTTTGGATCTCAAACTGGTACCGCTGAGGACTTTGCCTACCGTTTTTCAACGGAAGCAAAGGCAAACTTCAATCTTACCAATATGGTTTTCGATCTTGAGAACTATGATTTAACCGACTTGGACAACTTTGATAGATCAAAACTATTGGTATTCTTTCTCGCAACTTACGGTGAAGGTGAACCTACGGACAATGCGGAGGCCTTTTTGCAACTTCTTGAGGGCGATGATACCGTTTTTTCAAGTGGAAAAGGCATTGAAGATACTCCCTTCGAAGGAATTCGTTATGCAATTTTTGGCCTTGGAAATCATACCTATGAGTATTATAACGCAATGGCTAAAAAGGTAGATGCTGCAATGACTCGTTTAGGCGCTACTCGTGTGGGCAATCTAGGTTTGGGCGACGATGCCGCTGGTATGCTTGAAGAGGACTATTTACAATGGAAGGATGATACTTTACCTGAGATAGGTAAGCTGTTCCATTTGCAAGAAGTCCACAAGGAATACAATCCTATGTTTGAAGTTATTGAGAAGCCTGAAATTTCCAACACTAGTTCTACTGTCTTTTTGGGAGAACCAAGTCGTCAGCAATTGAAAGGAAATGTTGCATCGAAAGCTCCACGTTCTCAAGCTAATccatttttctcttctccTGTCAGATCTCTTGAGCTATTCAAATCTGGAAGTCGTAATTGCTTACATTTAGAGTTGGATATCGCAGACTCTGGTATGCGATATCAAACAGGTGATTACGCTTCTATTTGTCCTATGAATCCTAGTCAAGCTGTTGATGATCTTCTCGAAGTTCTCGGTCTCAAAGAGAAGAGGGATACTGTAATAATTGTTAAACCTATCGATACTCTCGATAAGGCTCCTGTTTTAAGTCCTACTACCTATGACACTGTTTTTCGCTACTACTATGAAATATGTGGTATCGTCTCCAGGCAActgctttcttttattgCTCCTTTCGCTCCTACACCAGAATCTAAGCAAGAACTCGAGAAATTAGGCAACGATTATGACTACTTTAAGAAGAACGTTGTAGACTTGCACCTAAACCTTGCTCAAGTCCTTCGTCGTGTTTCTCCTGACGCTCCATTTACAAAACTTCCATTCTCAATGCTATTGGAAAATATGGCACACATGAAACCGCGTTACTATTCGATTTCCTCGAGCAGTGTAGTGCATCCTGACAAAGTTCACGTTACAGCGGTAGTTGACAAGAAAGAATGGACTGATAAGAATCATATCTTTTATGGACTAACTACTAATTATTTGTTGGCACATTGTCGTCATATGCACGGTGAAAAAATTCCACATCCAAATGGTTTGGAATATACCCTTGAGGGTCCTCGTAAAAACTGGACCGGAAAAATTCCGATGTTTGTAAAGAAATCTACTTTTCGATTGGCTCCTCCCGATGTCCCCATAATAATGGTAGGCCCGGGTACTGGTGTAGCCCCATTCCGCGGTTTTGTGATGGAACGGGCTAATTTAGCTTCTAAAGGAGTTAAAGTAGCAAAAacacttttattttatggTTGCCAATATTCTGACaaggattttttatataagGAAGAATGGCAACAATACAAAGATGTCTTGAAAGACTCTTTTGAACTGATTACCGCATTTTCCCGTGAGCAAGATCATAAAATCTATGTTCAGCACCGTCTTTTAGAGCACAGTGATACCATTGCTAAACTTGTAGAAGAAGGGGCTGCTTTTTATATCTGCGGTGATGCTGATCATATGGCTAAAGATGTTGTGAATGCATTGGCTTCTATTCTGACCACTGTTGATGTTGACGGTATGAAAGCCGTTAAAGCTCTTCGAGATGACaatagattttttgaagatacCTGGTAA
- the uge1 gene encoding UDP-glucose 4-epimerase Uge1 — translation MTGVHEGTVLVTGGAGYIGSHTCVVLLEKGYDVVIVDNLCNSRVEAVHRIEKLTGKKVIFHQVDLLDEPALDKVFANQNISAVIHFAGLKAVGESVQVPLSYYKNNISGTINLIECMKKYNVRDFVFSSSATVYGDPTRPGGTIPIPESCPREGTSPYGRTKLFIENIIEDETKVNKSLNAALLRYFNPGGAHPSGELGEDPLGIPNNLLPYIAQVAVGRLDHLNVFGDDYPTSDGTPIRDYIHVCDLAEAHVAALDYLRQHFVSCRPWNLGSGTGSTVFQVLNAFSKAVGRDLPYKVTPRRAGDVVNLTANPTRANEELKWKTSRSIYEICVDTWRWQQKYPYGFDLTHTKTYK, via the exons ATG ACTGGTGTTCATGAAGGGACTGTGTTGGTTACTGGCGGCGCTGGTTATATAGGTTCTCATACG TGCGTTGTTTTGTTAGAAAAAGGATATGATGTTGTAATTGTCGATAATTTATGCAATTCTCGCGTTGAAGCCGTGCACCGCATTGAAAAACTCACTGGGAAAAAAGTCATATTCCACCAGGTGGATTTGCTTGATGAGCCAGCTTTGGACAAGGTCTTCGCAAATCAAAACATATCTGCTGTCATTCATTTTGCTGGTCTCAAAGCAGTTGGTGAATCTGTACAGGTTCCTTTGAgttattacaaaaataacaTTTCCGGTACCATTAATTTAATAGAGTGCATGAAGAAGTATAATGTACGTGACTTCgtcttttcttcatctgCTACCGTGTATGGCGATCCTACTAGACCTGGTGGTACCATTCCTATTCCAGAGTCATGCCCTCGTGAAGGTACAAGCCCATATGGTCGCACAAAGCTtttcattgaaaatatcattGAGGATGAGACCAAGGTGAACAAATCGCTTAATGCAGCTTTATTACGCTATTTTAATCCCGGAGGTGCTCATCCCTCTGGTGAACTCGGTGAAGATCCTCTTGGCATCCCTAATAACTTGCTTCCTTATATCGCGCAAGTTGCTGTAGGAAGATTGGATCATTTGAATGTATTTGGCGACGATTATCCCACATCTGACGGTACTCCAATTCGTGACTACATTCACGTATGCGATTTGGCAGAGGCTCATGTTGCTGCTCTCGATTACCTGCGCCAACATTTTGTTAGTTGCCGCCCTTGGAATTTGGGATCAGGAACTGGTAGTACTGTTTTTCAGGTGCTCAATGCGTTTTCGAAAGCTGTTGGAAGAGATCTTCCTTATAAGGTCACCCCTAGAAGAGCAGGGGACGTTGTTAACCTAACCGCCAACCCCACTCGCGCTAACGAGGAGTTAAAATGGAAAACCAGTCGTAgcatttatgaaatttgcGTTGACACTTGGAGATGGCAACAGAAGTATCCCTATGGCTTTGACCTGACCCATACCAAGACATATAAGTAA
- the ish1 gene encoding nuclear envelope Ish domain protein Ish1, whose product MRSRSVASLGVLLAIVFYIFTYGFSTYRKNDTSAVKTWLEEHSIPYGSRSSPSDFQQFISESYDSLVPNLDKWSGHNLNSWLGKKTESSYLDAISNKIRKTGRKLSGSVEDARDATQEAWESQKASLFESWSDSQLRAFLARHSPQFAAKEKKGILEKLSPASLRETAAKEYDALTSKLGNTGDWIYDTWSDNELRTWLHDVGVPISSHESTRSHLLRKLKNYISTKADEAQPSVEAVKGKASEKAKQAGEFVSDKAGDAKELVNEKSSEAGQYAGQKMEEGGELLQEISKRRGRFGNWWANSGLKAYFDAHGIPAYQPSPIDQFYAHLRRQYYLKTNGYQALKSKAYEEASNVADSASSIASNVASGATEAYQGAASGASRFTEGAKTAAESVTSAFEHNKDTATSKAKQMKGKAASLGSTASEKVGEAADYAAETASKVASKAASKVRETIDETIIERWQDSKLKEFLFLRGVPVPQRSTKDQLLDLVRKHFNKGAVPNWAAYFDTLSSKELSAWIKEYKKHYHGKLHPSKDREHLFQNACNIYRAIAEKADKSVLQSIQSKFPKATVPGYDSWSNEDLKSALKEYGDSIGKVFNRKDAIERLKRHDILFYGPVVADKAKSGVSGFLRRVASFMGFGTRDVAEIKLGENIQKVKDTASKASSAVSSAGDYVETNVKKAQRVL is encoded by the coding sequence atgCGTTCTCGATCAGTGGCATCTTTAGGCGTCTTGCTTGCCATCGTCTTTTATATCTTTACGTATGGGTTCTCTACCTATCGAAAAAACGACACCTCCGCTGTAAAGACTTGGTTAGAGGAGCACTCAATCCCATATGGATCAAGAAGCTCTCCTTCTGACTTTCAGCAATTTATCTCCGAATCTTATGATTCCTTGGTCCCTAACCTTGACAAATGGAGCGGCcataatttaaattcttgGTTGGGAAAAAAAACCGAATCTTCATATCTTGATGCTATAAGCAACAAAATTCGTAAGACGGGTCGTAAACTTAGTGGCTCTGTCGAGGATGCTCGGGATGCCACTCAAGAAGCCTGGGAGTCACAAAAGGCTTCGCTTTTCGAATCTTGGTCTGATTCACAATTGCGAGCCTTTTTAGCTAGACACAGTCCCCAATTTGCTGCTAAAGAGAAGAAAGGCATTCTGGAGAAGTTGAGTCCTGCTTCACTTCGCGAAACAGCTGCAAAGGAATATGATGCCCTCACTTCTAAATTAGGCAATACTGGAGATTGGATTTATGATACCTGGTCCGATAACGAATTGCGCACCTGGCTGCATGATGTAGGTGTTCCCATTTCTTCCCATGAAAGTACTCGTTCTCACTTGCTTAGAAAGCTGAAGAACTATATTTCTACTAAAGCTGACGAAGCCCAACCTTCTGTTGAAGCTGTAAAGGGCAAGGCTTCCGAGAAGGCAAAGCAAGCTGGAGAATTTGTTTCTGACAAAGCTGGCGATGCTAAAGAATTGGTTAACGAGAAATCTAGTGAAGCTGGTCAATATGCAGGACAAAAGATGGAAGAAGGTGGTGAACTTCTACAAGAAATTTCGAAAAGAAGGGGCAGATTTGGTAATTGGTGGGCCAATTCTGGACTAAAAGCATATTTTGACGCTCATGGTATTCCTGCTTATCAACCATCTCcaattgatcaattttACGCTCACCTTCGTCGTCAGTATTACTTAAAAACAAACGGTTATCAGGCTCTAAAGTCAAAGGCCTATGAGGAAGCTTCCAACGTGGCTGACTCTGCTTCTTCTATTGCCTCTAATGTTGCAAGTGGTGCTACAGAAGCCTATCAAGGCGCTGCTTCTGGAGCCTCTCGTTTTACAGAGGGTGCGAAAACCGCCGCAGAATCGGTAACATCTGCATTTGAACATAATAAGGATACTGCCACTTCAAAAGCCAAGCAAATGAAAGGTAAGGCTGCCAGCCTTGGCTCTACTGCCTCAGAGAAGGTAGGCGAAGCTGCTGACTATGCTGCTGAAACCGCTAGTAAGGTTGCCAGTAAGGCGGCATCTAAAGTACGTGAAACAATAGATGAGACCATCATCGAGCGCTGGCAAGACTCTAAATTGAAGGAATTTTTGTTCCTTCGTGGAGTTCCGGTTCCTCAGCGTTCTACTAAGGATCAATTACTGGACCTTGTTCGTAAGCATTTCAATAAAGGCGCTGTTCCTAATTGGGCTGCTTATTTTGATACTTTGAGCTCCAAAGAGCTTTCTGCCTGGATTAAGGAATACAAAAAACATTACCATGGAAAACTTCACCCATCCAAAGATCGTGAACatcttttccaaaatgcCTGTAATATTTATCGCGCTATTGCTGAAAAGGCTGACAAATCTGTTCTTCAATCGATTCAATCAAAGTTTCCTAAGGCAACTGTTCCCGGTTATGACTCTTGGTCTAATGAAGATCTAAAGTCTGCACTCAAGGAATATGGTGACAGTATTGGTAAGGTGTTTAATCGTAAAGATGCTATTGAACGCTTAAAGCGTCatgatattttattctaTGGTCCTGTTGTTGCCGACAAGGCTAAATCAGGAGTCTCTGGCTTCCTTCGACGTGTTGCTTCTTTTATGGGATTTGGCACTCGCGACGTAGCTGAAATTAAGCTAGGAGAAAACATTCAAAAGGTAAAAGATACTGCCTCTAAAGCCTCATCTGCTGTATCTTCAGCAGGCGACTATGTCGAAACTAATGTAAAGAAAGCCCAAAGGGTTTTGTAA
- the alp4 gene encoding gamma tubulin complex GCP2 subunit Alp4: MVRSISSVLAKEESENGSPIPALEEGSVYHVSLKSEGVSPFSDRIQLNYLYDGKTFSDPSNLNIHQQEACLINELLNAFMGMEGVFVHLQDMKASSEFETIIMPPSFYILPGFDLGIKDIASEMLEMGSHYLSITAFIESRSHFEYGFVNHALCAALRKFVMDYVVLIMQCENQSRIDPNFSLQTLRLYTLPTSRSLRQVYLILRDLLLSMEKNASSSDDLGLSNIDDLLEQLNEGNDISHVVNATRSKKKVCKGGQVISFLTESLTKYAGDPVARKILTYLLREASRPYTKMLNEWIHLGLVNDPYDEFMIKIHKGITSMQLDEDYTDEYWEKRYVIREDQVPPQLLDLQNKVLFAGKYLNVVLECRKGVNNLASLNAKDDTQNQLLWPSTFDDDNFTLNIMNAYVYANESLLQLLQSSQSLYAHLYSLKHYFFLDQSDFFTTFLDNAQHELRKPAKYISITKLQSQLDLALRQPGTITATDPHKEYVTVEVNQTSLIDWLMHIVSISGLEEGTSSQGNEVWNESITKQADVGNETRNFESEHNRSTQGTSKVGSDKDINGFETMQLCYKVPFPLSLILSRKAIIRYQLLFRYFLLLRHVEMQLENSWVQHSKNSAWRLNSSNAKIEQWKRNSWLLRTRMLSFVQKIIYYTTSEVIETHWGKFMGELENARTVDNLMQEHIDFLDTCLKECMLTNSRLLKVQSKLLNTCAMFASYTSTFTRSLYLLENSEESFDEGRMDKMEEILRRYEDSFSRHLKSLVNACNYFASTETAALLSLVMKLTG, from the coding sequence ATGGTGAGATCGATTAGTTCGGTGCTTgctaaagaagaaagcGAGAATGGGAGTCCAATTCCAGCTCTCGAGGAAGGGAGCGTTTATCATGTCTCTTTGAAGAGTGAAGGTGTTTCTCCATTTTCTGATAGgattcaattaaattatcTTTACGATGGGAAGACTTTTAGCGATCCTTCGAACTTAAATATCCATCAGCAGGAAGCATGTCTCATAAACGAACTCTTAAATGCATTTATGGGCATGGAGGGTGTATTTGTACATCTCCAAGACATGAAAGCATCCTCTGAGTTTGAAACCATTATTATGCCGCCATCGTTTTATATTCTTCCTGGATTTGATTTAGGTATAAAGGATATTGCTTCTGAGATGTTAGAGATGGGGTCTCATTATTTAAGTATCACAGCTTTTATAGAATCGAGAAGCCATTTTGAATACGGATTTGTTAACCACGCATTGTGCGCTGCTTTGCGAAAGTTTGTGATGGACTACGTGGTACTTATCATGCAGTGTGAAAATCAGAGCCGAATTGATCcaaatttttctcttcaaaCTCTTCGCCTTTATACTCTTCCCACATCGCGTTCATTACGACAAGTGTATTTAATTCTACGTGACCTGCTTTTGTCTATGGAAAAGAATGCTTCCAGCAGCGATGATTTAGGTCTTAGTAACATCGACGATCTTTTAGAGCAACTTAATGAAGGAAATGACATTTCACATGTTGTTAATGCCACTAGGTCTAAGAAAAAGGTTTGTAAAGGTGGGCAAgtcatttcttttttgaccGAAAGTCTTACGAAATATGCGGGTGATCCTGTGGCACGAAAAATCCTAACCTATTTATTGCGCGAAGCTTCACGCCCTTATACAAAAATGTTGAATGAGTGGATCCATCTCGGGCTCGTAAATGACCCATATGATGAAtttatgataaaaataCACAAAGGAATCACATCTATGCAACTTGATGAAGACTACACAGATGAATATTGGGAAAAACGATACGTGATTCGAGAGGATCAAGTTCCTCCACAATTGCTTGATTTACAAAACAAGGTACTCTTTGCAGGCAAGTATTTGAACGTCGTTTTAGAGTGTAGGAAGGGAGTTAATAACCTGGCTTCGTTAAATGCAAAAGACGATACTCAAAACCAGTTGCTCTGGCCTTCAACCTTCGATGATGATAACTTTACTTTAAATATCATGAATGCCTATGTTTATGCAAATGAATCTCTCTTGCAATTACTCCAGTCTTCACAGTCTCTTTACGCTCATCTGTACTCGCtcaaacattattttttccttgaTCAATCTGACTTTTTTACAACATTTCTTGACAATGCTCAACACGAGCTACGAAAACCTGCAAAGTATATATCTATCACGAAGTTGCAGTCGCAATTAGATTTAGCCCTTCGTCAGCCTGGTACGATAACTGCGACTGATCCACATAAAGAATACGTGACTGTAGAAGTGAATCAAACATCATTAATAGACTGGCTCATGCATATTGTAAGTATCAGTGGTTTGGAAGAAGGAACATCATCTCAGGGAAACGAAGTTTGGAATGAATCAATCACGAAGCAAGCGGATGTGGGCAATGAAACTCGAAATTTTGAGAGTGAACACAATCGGAGCACACAGGGGACTTCAAAAGTTGGTAGCGATAAAGATATTAATGGATTTGAAACGATGCAACTATGCTATAAAGTTCCATTTCCCCTTTCACTTATTTTATCCCGCAAAGCTATTATTCGATATCAACTTTTGTTCagatattttcttttacttcgTCACGTTGAAATGCAACTTGAGAATAGTTGGGTGCAGCACAGCAAGAATAGTGCTTGGCGTCTCAATTCCTCCAATGCGAAAATCGAACAATGGAAAAGGAACAGCTGGTTATTAAGGACACGAATGCTTAgttttgttcaaaaaataatctaCTATACTACAAGTGAGGTGATTGAAACACATTGGGGGAAATTTATGGGAGAACTTGAGAACGCCCGAACTGTGGATAATTTAATGCAGGAGCATATCGATTTTTTGGATACGTGTCTAAAAGAATGCATGCTTACTAACTCGCGATTACTTAAAGTACAATCTAAATTACTTAATACTTGTGCTATGTTTGCCTCTTATACTTCCACGTTTACCCGATCCTTATATTTGCTTGAGAATTCCGAAGAAAGCTTTGATGAAGGAAGAATGGATAAGATGGAAGAAATTTTACGCCGGTACGAAGACAGTTTTAGTCGTCATTTAAAATCCTTAGTGAATGCTTGTAACTACTTTGCAAGTACTGAGACGGCGGCTCTTTTAAGTTTAGTAATGAAATTGACGGGATAA
- the hba1 gene encoding Ran GTPase-binding protein Hba1 has product MTSKMENNKDESISTKNALEEKSNETKDETSKRKHDPAEEESAVSTKVSKSEPLEDKGNAEVKEFKETTKSNGVKPEVEITESTKIQKESNTEPCISTGGKVEEKELKVNKDVDENEGHVAVETGKKESAAKPAASVSPFSQFASFSNASSPFSNVSTASSEPKEEKSAFGAFASSKSAFTMKSVKDSPFKKFAAGTAVETESGSGKEKENDKKSSENFDELLANTSAKAFENQKGSAGETKSEPKEADKGSGDSTKSTMHQLSDSEIITGEEEEESIFSVRARLYVVADEKKTWKERGQGILKVNVPKQRGSGSGRLLMRNDAVHRVIMNVPLFQGMSKKSLQIASASSGGSANYLKIFVIENGKSVLYAVRVKDNSLAEQLRNHVLEAIPKGGREDA; this is encoded by the coding sequence ATGACCAGCaaaatggaaaataataaagatgAAAGCATTTCTACCAAAAATGCgttagaagaaaaatcgAACGAAACAAAAGACGAAACTTCAAAGCGAAAGCACGATCCGGCAGAAGAAGAATCAGCGGTTTCCACTAAAGTCTCGAAGAGTGAACCGCTGGAAGATAAAGGGAATGCTGAAGTTAAGGAATTTAAAGAGACTACGAAGAGCAATGGCGTAAAACCGGAGGTTGAGATTACTGAGTCTACTAAAATCCAAAAGGAATCAAACACGGAGCCATGTATCTCAACTGGAGGTAAggtagaagaaaaagaattgaaggTGAATAAGGatgttgatgaaaatgagGGACACGTAGCTGTAGAGACAGGCAAAAAAGAATCGGCTGCTAAGCCTGCCGCGAGTGTTTCTCCCTTTTCACAATTTGCTTCATTCTCTAATGCCTCGTCTCCATTCTCCAATGTTTCAACCGCCTCCTCTGAAccaaaagaagagaaatcAGCATTTGGTGCTTTCGCTTCTTCAAAGTCAGCGTTCACAATGAAGAGCGTTAAGGATAGCccatttaaaaagtttgcTGCAGGAACAGCAGTTGAAACAGAAAGTGGTTCTggcaaagaaaaagaaaatgataaaaagaGTTCAGAGAACTTTGACGAGTTACTTGCGAATACGTCAGCCAAAGCATTCGAGAATCAGAAAGGTTCAGCTGGTGAAACCAAATCGGAACCTAAGGAGGCTGACAAGGGTAGTGGAGACTCAACAAAGTCTACTATGCATCAGTTGAGTGATTCAGAAATCATCACTGGGGAGGAAGAGGAGGAATCAATATTCAGTGTTCGCGCAAGACTTTATGTTGTTgctgatgaaaaaaagacttGGAAGGAACGTGGGCAGggaattttgaaagtaaaTGTTCCCAAGCAAAGGGGATCAGGCTCAGGCCGCCTTTTGATGAGAAATGATGCCGTGCATCGAGTTATAATGAACGTGCCTCTTTTCCAAGGCATGTCGAAAAAGTCATTACAAATTGCATCAGCATCTAGTGGTGGTTCTGCTAATTACTTAAAGATCTTCGTTAttgaaaatggaaaatcTGTGTTATATGCTGTTCGTGTCAAAGATAACAGTTTGGCAGAACAACTACGCAATCACGTTTTGGAAGCCATTCCTAAGGGTGGAAGAGAAGATGCATGA
- the grp2 gene encoding Golgi GRIP domain protein Grp2, with amino-acid sequence METTVSAKNSLENENFLKEKSETVFLDEAAITKPPASKKKRKNRKKKKNNGPSEQFVGNNDLEEQRSGSIDSKDKEKPLDEKVKELENANKTLSDLVRRIQIQRDEAEQKAEIYNRDALNTKQEHLDIKKRLEKSDETVCKLKEENENLQDMLRNVGNELVESRDEIKELIEKQKVQKESVKSHESELSSVMSSEILPKASSDSAGSFEPPVISNISKELINKEYARNVLLQFLENHEHRDKILPILSTALDLEEVHQHLILKNLN; translated from the coding sequence ATGGAAACCACTGTTTCAGCAAAAAACAGTTtagaaaacgaaaattttctaaaagagAAATCAGAAACAGTATTTCTAGATGAAGCCGCAATAACCAAACCGCctgcttcaaaaaagaagcgtaaaaacagaaaaaagaagaagaataaTGGTCCTTCAGAACAATTTGTGGGTAATAATGATTTAGAGGAACAACGCTCCGGCTCGATCGATTcaaaagataaagaaaaacctCTAGATGAAAAGGTAAAGGAGTTGGAGAATGCAAACAAAACCTTGAGTGACTTGGTTCGTAGGATCCAAATTCAACGCGACGAAGCCGAACAGAAGGCAGAAATCTACAACAGGGATGCTCTAAATACGAAGCAAGAGCACCttgatataaaaaaaagattagaGAAATCTGATGAAACGGTCTGCAAACTAAAGgaagaaaacgaaaatcTTCAAGATATGCTCAGGAATGTTGGAAACGAGTTAGTGGAGTCAAGGgatgaaataaaagaactcattgaaaagcaaaaggtTCAAAAGGAAAGTGTCAAATCTCACGAGAGCGAGCTGTCCAGTGTTATGAGCAGTGAAATATTGCCCAAAGCTTCAAGTGATTCAGCAGGTTCATTCGAGCCACCTGTTATAAGCAATATTTCTAAAGAATTGATTAACAAAGAATATGCTAGAAATGTTTTACTGCAATTTTTAGAGAATCACGAACATCGCGATAAGATTTTACCAATTCTTTCCACAGCTCTAGATTTGGAGGAGGTGCACCAACATCTAATTCTGAAAAacttaaattaa